One window from the genome of Pseudonocardia hierapolitana encodes:
- a CDS encoding SDR family oxidoreductase, producing the protein MELSFENKVVVVTGAAGGFGSVTARTFADAGAHVVVSDVDTVGAEKVAADLPSAIAVTTDVTDEDAVRGLVDAAESAFGGIDVMVNNAGVPHRAGALVDLDVETVDRQLAVNVRSVFLGCKHAVPALRRRGGGVIVNVASIAAKRPRPGLTVYNATKGAVITLTRGLAVEVAPDVRVNAVNPVIAETGFVKSFTGADALPDDLRSTWVAGIPMARTATPQDVANSILYLASEQAGFLTGVCLDIDGGRSIQ; encoded by the coding sequence ATGGAACTGTCTTTCGAGAACAAGGTCGTCGTCGTCACCGGGGCCGCAGGCGGGTTCGGCTCGGTGACCGCGCGGACGTTCGCCGACGCCGGAGCCCACGTCGTCGTCTCCGATGTCGACACGGTCGGCGCGGAGAAGGTCGCCGCCGACCTGCCGTCGGCGATCGCGGTCACCACCGATGTCACCGACGAGGACGCCGTGCGAGGCCTCGTCGACGCCGCCGAGTCGGCGTTCGGGGGGATCGACGTCATGGTCAACAACGCAGGCGTGCCCCATCGAGCCGGAGCCCTCGTCGACCTCGACGTCGAGACGGTCGACCGGCAACTCGCCGTGAACGTGCGCAGCGTGTTCCTCGGCTGCAAGCACGCGGTGCCCGCGCTCCGCCGCCGGGGTGGGGGAGTGATCGTCAACGTCGCCTCGATCGCGGCGAAGCGCCCTCGCCCGGGCCTGACCGTCTACAACGCGACGAAGGGCGCGGTCATCACCCTCACCCGCGGCCTGGCTGTCGAAGTCGCCCCCGACGTGCGCGTCAACGCCGTCAACCCGGTCATCGCCGAGACCGGTTTCGTCAAGAGCTTCACCGGTGCGGATGCCCTGCCGGACGACCTCCGCTCGACCTGGGTCGCCGGCATTCCGATGGCGCGCACCGCAACCCCCCAGGACGTCGCCAACAGCATTCTCTACCTCGCGTCCGAGCAGGCCGGTTTCCTCACCGGCGTCTGCCTGGACATCGACGGCGGCCGCAGTATCCAGTAG
- a CDS encoding MFS transporter, with protein MATMRSEPHAHKKPSAAKVAVASFIGTTIEWYDYLVFGAATVLVFNPLFFPALDPLAGTLAGFATIAVAFLARPLGGLVFGHFGDRIGRKKMLVLSVVMMGAGTFAVGLLPTYETIGTWAPVLLVVLRFVQGFAVGGEWGGAVVMSLEHAPAHRRAFYASFPQAGVPAGTFLSSGAFFLVTLMPEEQLLSWGWRIPFLCSALLIVVGLYIRLRVTESPEFLALRERGDVVKVPAAEVFASYKRALVVGMLCMLAPNTIFYLASTFFLNYGPVHLGLSRGLVLVALLVAAAIQVVTLPLFAIVADRTGTRNFLMAGCAAVAVGAFPVFLLFDTGTVAGVFAAYLLALPVLHALVYGAISAFTAELFPPRARYTGSSVAYHLGGAVTAAPVPIVATLLLTEFGSSSAIAVYVILAAVVCGLVIAAAPRARAQVEFQPARSEDDVDRAATATST; from the coding sequence ATGGCAACGATGCGTTCCGAACCGCATGCCCACAAGAAGCCGTCGGCCGCGAAAGTCGCCGTGGCGAGTTTCATCGGAACCACCATCGAGTGGTACGACTACCTCGTCTTCGGCGCGGCCACCGTCCTGGTGTTCAACCCGCTGTTCTTCCCCGCGCTCGACCCACTGGCAGGCACCCTCGCCGGGTTCGCGACGATCGCCGTCGCCTTCCTCGCGCGCCCCCTGGGTGGGCTGGTGTTCGGGCACTTCGGTGACCGGATCGGGCGGAAGAAGATGCTCGTGCTCTCCGTGGTCATGATGGGCGCAGGCACGTTCGCCGTCGGGCTGCTGCCGACCTACGAGACGATCGGGACCTGGGCGCCGGTCCTGCTGGTCGTGCTGCGGTTCGTCCAGGGCTTCGCCGTGGGCGGCGAGTGGGGCGGCGCCGTCGTCATGTCCCTCGAGCACGCGCCGGCGCACCGCCGAGCCTTCTACGCCAGCTTCCCCCAGGCCGGCGTGCCGGCCGGGACCTTCCTGTCCAGCGGCGCGTTCTTCCTCGTGACCCTCATGCCCGAGGAGCAACTGCTCTCCTGGGGCTGGCGCATCCCCTTCCTGTGCTCGGCGCTGCTGATCGTGGTCGGCCTCTACATCCGCCTGCGTGTGACGGAGTCGCCCGAGTTCCTCGCGCTCCGGGAGCGCGGAGACGTCGTCAAGGTCCCGGCGGCCGAGGTCTTCGCCTCGTACAAGAGGGCGCTGGTCGTCGGGATGCTCTGCATGCTCGCCCCGAACACGATCTTCTACCTGGCCAGCACGTTCTTCCTGAACTACGGCCCCGTTCACCTCGGGCTGAGTCGGGGCCTCGTCCTCGTCGCGCTGCTGGTCGCCGCCGCCATCCAGGTGGTGACCCTGCCGCTGTTCGCGATCGTCGCCGACCGGACGGGCACGAGGAACTTCCTCATGGCCGGGTGCGCGGCCGTCGCGGTCGGCGCCTTCCCGGTCTTCCTCCTGTTCGACACCGGGACCGTTGCCGGCGTGTTCGCGGCCTACCTGCTCGCCCTTCCCGTCCTGCACGCCCTGGTCTACGGCGCGATCTCGGCTTTCACCGCCGAGCTGTTCCCGCCGCGGGCGCGCTACACCGGCTCATCGGTGGCCTACCACCTGGGTGGTGCGGTCACGGCGGCTCCGGTGCCGATCGTCGCGACCCTGCTGCTGACCGAGTTCGGTTCCTCCTCGGCGATCGCGGTCTACGTGATCCTCGCTGCTGTGGTCTGCGGCCTCGTCATCGCAGCGGCTCCCCGGGCTCGGGCGCAGGTCGAGTTCCAGCCGGCACGATCAGAGGACGATGTCGACCGAGCGGCGACCGCGACCTCGACCTGA
- a CDS encoding helix-turn-helix domain-containing protein translates to MNLVELGAFLKSRRDRVRPGDVGLPAGPRRRVPGLRRDEVAQLAGASVDYYIELERGAGAQPSEQMLAALARALRLSRDARDHLFSLAGRPLPAPGGPADHVHPGMLDLLHRMHGTPAQVVTDLRVMLVQNRLAAALLGPPPTTTGWTASFLYRWFTDPASRAIYPAEDHDEHARSFVADLRAAMARRGGDDPEVAALIADLTARSPEFAQHWARHDVGFRRHDRKRIVHPELGLLEVNCLSLFSEDGTQRLLWFTPAVGTDSVAKLELLAVVGTQRLLPRSGDELVEGDR, encoded by the coding sequence GTGAACCTCGTCGAGCTGGGTGCCTTCCTCAAGTCGCGCCGGGACCGGGTGCGGCCCGGGGACGTCGGCCTGCCGGCCGGCCCACGCCGTCGGGTGCCCGGTCTGCGTCGTGACGAGGTGGCCCAGTTGGCCGGTGCGTCGGTCGACTACTACATCGAGCTGGAACGCGGGGCCGGCGCCCAGCCGTCGGAGCAGATGCTGGCCGCGCTGGCCCGGGCCCTGCGGCTGAGCCGGGACGCGCGCGACCACCTCTTCTCCCTCGCCGGACGCCCGCTTCCCGCACCCGGCGGCCCGGCCGACCACGTCCACCCCGGCATGCTCGACCTGCTGCACCGGATGCACGGCACCCCGGCGCAGGTGGTCACCGACCTGCGCGTGATGCTGGTGCAGAACCGGCTGGCTGCCGCGCTGCTCGGCCCGCCGCCGACCACGACCGGGTGGACCGCGAGCTTCCTGTACCGGTGGTTCACCGACCCGGCGTCGCGCGCGATCTACCCCGCGGAAGACCACGACGAGCATGCTCGCTCGTTCGTGGCCGACCTCCGCGCGGCCATGGCCCGCCGCGGCGGCGACGACCCCGAGGTGGCCGCGCTGATCGCTGACCTGACCGCGCGCAGCCCCGAGTTCGCGCAGCACTGGGCACGCCACGATGTCGGGTTCCGCCGCCACGACCGCAAGCGCATCGTGCACCCCGAGCTCGGGCTGCTCGAGGTGAACTGCCTGAGCCTGTTCAGCGAGGACGGCACGCAGCGGCTGCTGTGGTTCACCCCGGCGGTCGGCACCGACTCGGTCGCGAAGCTCGAGCTGCTGGCCGTCGTGGGCACCCAGAGGTTGCTCCCGCGCTCAGGTGATGAGCTTGTCGAGGGTGATCGGTAG
- a CDS encoding molybdopterin cofactor-binding domain-containing protein translates to MRVASRATAEVSPSPRSSTWPTCRTSRSPRRAGRAGPAAGGAPEGPVAHGFGAHFCEVRVNRFTGEPRVSRFTTVVDVGQVISARTARSQLVGGVVFGIGAALLETNPIDEDSGRFAGANLADYLVAVNADIPPIDVSWIDYADTAFSSAGARGLGELATVGSSAAVGNAVFNATGIRIRDLPITLDKLIT, encoded by the coding sequence GTGAGGGTCGCGTCGAGGGCAACGGCAGAGGTGTCACCTTCGCCGAGATCATCGACATGGCCGACCTGCCGCACGTCGAGGTCACCACGGAGGGCGGGGCGGGCGGGCCCGGCGGCGGGCGGGGCTCCGGAAGGCCCCGTGGCGCACGGCTTCGGCGCCCACTTCTGCGAGGTGCGGGTCAACCGGTTCACCGGCGAGCCGCGGGTCAGCCGCTTCACCACCGTCGTCGACGTCGGGCAGGTGATCAGCGCCCGGACGGCCCGCAGCCAGCTGGTCGGCGGCGTCGTCTTCGGCATCGGCGCCGCACTGCTCGAAACCAACCCGATCGATGAGGACAGCGGCCGCTTCGCAGGCGCGAACCTCGCCGACTACCTCGTGGCCGTCAACGCCGACATCCCCCCGATCGACGTCAGCTGGATCGACTACGCCGACACCGCCTTCAGCTCCGCGGGAGCACGCGGACTGGGCGAGCTCGCGACCGTCGGAAGCTCCGCCGCGGTCGGCAACGCCGTCTTCAACGCGACCGGCATCCGGATCCGGGACCTACCGATCACCCTCGACAAGCTCATCACCTGA
- a CDS encoding FAD binding domain-containing protein, whose protein sequence is MRAYDFTTPASLDGALRDARDGSAYLAGGTTLVDLMKLEVMTPSRVVDINRLPLRGISVDRDGLHIGALERMSDVARHEDVRSRYPMISQALELSASRQLRNMASMGGNLLQRTRCGYFRDVSTPCNKRTPGSGCAALAGHNRMHAILGTSDACVAAHPSDVAVTLVALDAQVHLTGRDGARTVPIGEFYQLPGETPHVENQLRAGELVTGLTVPPLPWATRSAYLKIRDRQSYEFALTSAAIALDVAGGVIRDARVAAGGVGSRPWRFTAVERALVGRPAAAQTYEAAVTHATDGARPLTHNAFKPALLRRTLVRALTGLGAAR, encoded by the coding sequence ATGCGCGCGTACGACTTCACCACGCCCGCCTCGCTGGACGGGGCGCTGCGCGACGCCCGCGACGGCAGCGCCTACCTCGCGGGTGGCACGACGCTGGTTGACCTGATGAAGCTCGAGGTGATGACGCCGTCGCGCGTCGTCGACATCAACCGGCTACCCCTGCGCGGCATCAGCGTCGACCGGGACGGACTGCACATCGGGGCGCTGGAGCGGATGAGCGACGTGGCCCGGCACGAGGACGTCCGGTCCCGCTACCCGATGATCAGCCAGGCACTGGAGCTGAGTGCGTCGCGGCAGCTGCGCAACATGGCCAGCATGGGCGGCAATCTCCTGCAACGGACCCGGTGCGGCTACTTCCGGGACGTGTCGACACCCTGCAACAAGCGCACACCCGGCAGCGGCTGCGCGGCGCTCGCCGGACACAACCGGATGCATGCCATCCTCGGCACCAGCGACGCGTGCGTCGCCGCCCACCCCAGCGACGTCGCGGTCACGCTGGTGGCGCTGGACGCCCAGGTGCACCTCACGGGGCGGGACGGCGCGCGGACCGTTCCGATCGGCGAGTTCTACCAGCTGCCAGGCGAAACCCCGCACGTCGAGAACCAGCTGCGCGCGGGTGAGCTCGTCACCGGGCTGACCGTGCCGCCCCTGCCGTGGGCGACCCGCTCCGCCTACCTCAAGATCCGGGACCGGCAGTCCTACGAGTTCGCCCTCACGTCGGCCGCGATCGCGCTCGACGTCGCGGGCGGCGTGATCCGCGATGCGCGGGTCGCAGCGGGTGGAGTCGGCAGCCGGCCCTGGCGGTTCACCGCCGTCGAGCGGGCACTGGTCGGACGGCCAGCGGCGGCCCAGACGTACGAGGCCGCCGTCACGCACGCCACGGACGGCGCTCGTCCCCTGACGCACAACGCGTTCAAACCCGCGCTGCTGCGCCGCACGCTGGTGCGCGCGCTCACCGGGCTCGGTGCGGCCCGATGA
- a CDS encoding (2Fe-2S)-binding protein, with the protein MSRRQFIGGAGVVVAGAAAVAVPVVVTRSSTPTVTTPGENLVTVGLRVNGESTRLETDPRSTLLDTLRERLGLTGTKKGCDRGQCGACTVHVDGQRVLSCLTLAASLDGADITTIEGLADGEQLHPMQQAFIDHDGFQCGFCTSGQIMSAVALVQEGHAGSDEEIREHMSGNLCRCSAYPFITDAIRDAREVMA; encoded by the coding sequence TTGTCTCGCCGACAGTTCATCGGCGGTGCCGGCGTCGTGGTCGCCGGCGCGGCGGCGGTCGCCGTGCCGGTGGTGGTGACCCGGTCCTCGACCCCGACGGTGACGACGCCGGGCGAGAACCTGGTGACCGTCGGTCTGCGGGTGAACGGCGAGAGCACGCGCCTGGAGACGGACCCGCGGTCGACGCTGCTGGACACCCTGCGCGAACGCCTCGGGCTGACCGGAACCAAGAAGGGATGCGATCGCGGGCAGTGCGGCGCGTGCACCGTCCACGTCGACGGGCAGCGGGTGCTGTCGTGCCTGACGCTGGCCGCATCCCTCGACGGGGCCGACATCACCACGATCGAGGGACTGGCCGACGGGGAGCAGCTGCACCCGATGCAGCAGGCGTTCATCGACCACGACGGCTTCCAGTGCGGCTTCTGCACCTCGGGGCAGATCATGTCCGCCGTCGCTCTCGTCCAGGAAGGCCACGCCGGGTCCGACGAGGAGATCCGGGAACACATGTCCGGCAACCTCTGCCGCTGCAGCGCCTACCCGTTCATCACCGACGCGATCAGGGACGCCCGCGAGGTGATGGCCTGA
- a CDS encoding LysR family transcriptional regulator, whose protein sequence is MPHSDLGLLHDLRALSILLEERNVTRAALRFHLSQPAMSRTLQRLRGLFDDELLVRSGGDYELTPRARAMQHELALLLPRLQNFVAGKEFDPTTATGIVRIIGTDYTTSTLGPHLLPKLFLAAPDLEVRIEPREHDSYPALEGGRADIALSVLRPAAPLRWEQLFTDDLVCVVDRDHPERDRFSLADYTAARHVAVTVIDQEQPMIERWLQTRGHSRTAAVRVPHFVSALAALPGTPLVATIPRRLAELQAAADPRVRLVEAPEGLDPFPYGMVWHPRLETDPTHTWLRGMIRAAAMDLTESSSEEAHSEDLLNPFTPIT, encoded by the coding sequence ATGCCGCATAGCGATCTCGGGCTGCTCCACGACCTGCGTGCCCTGTCCATCCTGCTCGAGGAGCGCAACGTGACCCGGGCCGCCCTGCGCTTCCACCTGAGCCAGCCGGCGATGAGCCGCACCTTGCAGCGGCTGCGGGGACTGTTCGACGACGAGCTGCTGGTGCGGTCCGGCGGTGACTACGAACTGACCCCCCGCGCACGGGCGATGCAGCACGAGCTCGCTCTGCTCCTCCCGCGACTGCAGAACTTCGTGGCCGGCAAGGAATTCGACCCCACGACGGCAACCGGGATCGTGCGCATCATCGGCACCGACTACACCACCTCGACGCTGGGCCCCCACCTGCTGCCCAAGCTGTTCCTCGCCGCTCCCGACCTGGAGGTGCGGATCGAGCCGAGGGAACACGACAGCTACCCGGCCCTCGAAGGGGGGCGGGCCGACATCGCGCTGTCCGTTCTCCGCCCGGCCGCCCCGCTGCGCTGGGAGCAGCTCTTCACCGACGACCTCGTCTGCGTGGTGGATCGAGACCACCCGGAACGGGACCGCTTCTCGCTGGCCGACTACACCGCGGCCCGGCACGTGGCCGTCACCGTCATCGACCAAGAGCAACCGATGATCGAACGGTGGTTGCAGACCCGCGGGCACAGCCGGACCGCCGCGGTCCGGGTGCCGCACTTCGTGTCGGCGCTCGCCGCCCTACCCGGCACCCCCCTCGTGGCCACGATCCCCCGCAGGCTCGCGGAGCTGCAGGCCGCCGCTGACCCACGGGTGCGACTGGTCGAGGCCCCGGAAGGTCTCGACCCCTTCCCGTACGGCATGGTCTGGCATCCCCGACTGGAAACAGACCCGACGCACACCTGGCTGCGCGGCATGATCCGCGCAGCAGCAATGGATCTCACCGAATCGTCCAGCGAAGAAGCACATTCTGAGGATTTGCTGAATCCCTTCACACCGATTACATGA
- a CDS encoding DoxX family protein, with product MSQPVETTTAVSPTSTQEFLVRAQPWTMLAFRCAVAVLFVLHPLTALGLLGGESWGGFMVAVSVVEIVLIVLVAVGFHTRVAAFLLSGMMAFAFFVIHLPNGGNWLDNGGEPPALYSWVFLLLFVLGPGPISLDRRRLDRGDAT from the coding sequence ATGTCCCAACCAGTTGAGACGACGACAGCGGTCTCGCCGACATCCACCCAAGAGTTCCTGGTCCGAGCGCAGCCGTGGACCATGCTGGCCTTCCGCTGCGCGGTGGCCGTCCTGTTCGTGCTGCATCCCCTCACTGCACTGGGGCTGCTGGGCGGCGAGTCATGGGGCGGTTTCATGGTCGCGGTCTCCGTGGTGGAGATCGTCCTGATCGTGCTCGTCGCCGTCGGGTTCCACACGCGAGTCGCCGCGTTCCTCCTGTCGGGGATGATGGCTTTCGCCTTCTTCGTCATACACCTGCCGAACGGCGGGAACTGGCTGGACAACGGAGGGGAGCCACCGGCTCTCTACAGTTGGGTGTTCCTCCTGCTGTTCGTGCTCGGGCCCGGCCCGATCAGTCTGGACCGGCGCAGGCTCGATCGGGGCGACGCCACCTGA
- a CDS encoding acyl-CoA thioesterase/bile acid-CoA:amino acid N-acyltransferase family protein codes for MLGVLPWVLYWVLIGNVMFRLVVCLVLAVAVGTQVVSRLRRQPWRIFDLGSIVVFAILTLTAFVFTDAILERWLQPLGNLGLFLVALVGLLVGRPFVWEYATEFVDATTARSDRLHAVTTTMTWLWVAVFAAMTVVTMIPPLVDEAATIRDAAGLLSVLCYWVLPCVLLGLAASASGLVPPWFEIRSVPVEQRETEETPAAATQSSAPSDIASDTLVLDVPQDSRHDEPFAVVLHGAPAGSAVELTATGNDLHGRLWRSAAMFAAPASGPVDIALLDPLSGDWERADGDAPLWAMRFAADGVTPDLFVPPTDPWLVTVTARVERVGEVRRTVRRHPPAEGVRSSTVEIDGRPGLLALPPGTAPADGWPAVACFGGSEGGFESQVGPAMLLASRGFAALAASWVDEGAPIVAVPLERFGTTVRFLADHSEVDSDRVAGMAVSRGAEGLLSAVCAHEGPRCRGLVLISPSSVTWQAIGSEGEIPDAPSWTVAGRDVPWLPVRSGALMSQLVRNAWWASRDAAAHRPTLIRLRPAYEAGLRGPATGAADARIPAEQADGPLLLVTGTEDAVWPSGPMAQEVLGRRLRPSDEHLSCRGAGHLVRLGVLPTDAQWTGGIALGGTRTAQAVAQRSATTRITRFLSAVTANSGDDRRRAVGTRRR; via the coding sequence GTGCTGGGGGTCCTGCCGTGGGTCCTGTACTGGGTGCTGATCGGCAACGTGATGTTCCGCCTTGTGGTGTGCCTCGTGCTCGCCGTTGCGGTGGGGACACAGGTGGTGTCCAGGCTGCGCCGCCAGCCCTGGCGCATCTTCGACCTCGGCAGCATCGTGGTGTTCGCGATCCTGACGCTCACCGCCTTCGTGTTCACCGACGCCATCCTCGAACGCTGGCTCCAGCCGCTGGGCAACCTCGGCCTCTTCCTGGTCGCGCTCGTCGGGCTGCTGGTCGGGCGGCCGTTCGTCTGGGAGTACGCGACCGAGTTCGTTGACGCCACGACCGCTCGCAGCGACAGGCTTCACGCTGTGACCACCACCATGACGTGGTTGTGGGTCGCGGTCTTCGCCGCCATGACGGTTGTCACGATGATCCCGCCCCTTGTCGACGAGGCCGCGACGATCCGCGACGCCGCCGGGTTGTTGTCCGTCCTCTGCTACTGGGTGCTTCCCTGCGTGCTGCTCGGGCTGGCCGCGTCGGCATCGGGCCTTGTCCCGCCTTGGTTCGAGATCCGCTCCGTGCCGGTCGAGCAGCGTGAGACCGAGGAAACGCCGGCCGCTGCGACGCAGTCGTCGGCACCGTCTGACATTGCCTCCGACACGCTTGTGCTCGACGTGCCGCAGGACTCCCGCCACGACGAGCCGTTCGCCGTGGTGCTCCACGGAGCGCCGGCCGGATCCGCGGTCGAGCTGACGGCGACCGGTAACGATCTGCACGGGCGCTTGTGGCGGTCTGCTGCGATGTTCGCCGCGCCGGCGTCGGGCCCCGTCGACATCGCCCTACTCGACCCGCTGTCCGGGGACTGGGAGCGGGCCGATGGCGACGCGCCGTTGTGGGCCATGCGGTTCGCTGCCGACGGCGTGACGCCCGACCTGTTCGTTCCGCCGACCGATCCGTGGCTGGTGACCGTGACTGCCCGTGTGGAGCGGGTCGGCGAAGTTCGGCGCACGGTCCGTCGGCACCCTCCGGCGGAGGGTGTGCGTTCCTCCACAGTGGAGATCGACGGCAGGCCGGGGCTGCTGGCGTTGCCCCCGGGCACTGCGCCGGCTGACGGCTGGCCGGCGGTTGCCTGCTTCGGCGGTTCAGAGGGCGGCTTCGAGTCGCAGGTCGGGCCCGCGATGCTCCTCGCGTCCCGCGGCTTCGCGGCCCTTGCCGCGAGCTGGGTGGATGAGGGCGCACCCATCGTCGCCGTGCCCTTGGAGCGGTTCGGCACGACCGTCCGGTTCCTGGCAGATCACTCCGAAGTCGACTCGGACCGGGTGGCGGGCATGGCGGTATCGCGCGGTGCGGAGGGTCTGCTGTCCGCTGTCTGCGCACACGAGGGTCCCCGTTGTCGCGGCTTGGTGCTGATCAGCCCCAGCAGCGTTACGTGGCAGGCGATCGGATCCGAGGGTGAGATACCCGACGCTCCATCGTGGACAGTCGCGGGTCGGGACGTGCCGTGGTTGCCGGTGCGCAGCGGCGCGCTGATGTCGCAGCTGGTGCGCAACGCTTGGTGGGCGAGCCGCGACGCCGCGGCACACCGTCCGACGCTGATTCGCCTGCGACCCGCTTACGAGGCCGGACTGCGTGGGCCGGCAACGGGGGCGGCCGATGCGCGGATCCCGGCCGAGCAGGCTGACGGCCCTCTGCTGCTGGTCACCGGAACCGAGGACGCAGTGTGGCCGTCCGGACCGATGGCGCAGGAGGTACTCGGCCGCCGGCTCCGCCCGTCCGACGAGCATCTGAGCTGCCGGGGCGCCGGGCATCTCGTCCGGCTCGGTGTGCTGCCCACCGACGCCCAGTGGACGGGCGGCATCGCCCTAGGCGGCACCCGGACTGCCCAGGCCGTCGCTCAGCGCAGTGCAACGACGAGGATCACAAGGTTCCTGTCCGCGGTGACGGCGAACTCCGGCGACGACCGTCGGCGCGCGGTGGGGACCCGCAGGCGATAG
- a CDS encoding ATP-binding protein, whose protein sequence is MKLPHVRDRVSRWLWLPPARTSPREARGFMRAVCEDWGIDETIISDALVVVTQLVTCAVVRAQAPCVVRVARAGAGLRIDVNDDCPCPMPIPGRGPVDLAGPCAVGIRLVDGLTAAWGVTDRGPGKSVWAVVKADPAAST, encoded by the coding sequence GTGAAGCTGCCGCACGTCCGGGATCGCGTGAGCCGATGGCTGTGGCTGCCCCCGGCGCGGACGTCCCCGCGCGAGGCACGCGGGTTCATGCGGGCGGTGTGTGAGGACTGGGGCATCGACGAGACGATCATCAGTGACGCCTTGGTGGTGGTGACCCAGCTCGTGACGTGCGCGGTGGTGCGTGCGCAGGCCCCCTGCGTTGTCCGCGTAGCGCGCGCTGGCGCCGGCCTGCGGATCGACGTCAACGATGACTGCCCGTGCCCGATGCCGATTCCCGGACGAGGTCCGGTCGACCTAGCCGGCCCGTGCGCCGTCGGGATTCGCCTGGTCGATGGTTTGACCGCGGCCTGGGGTGTGACCGATCGGGGTCCCGGCAAGTCGGTGTGGGCGGTTGTGAAAGCCGATCCAGCCGCATCGACCTAG
- a CDS encoding YkgB family protein — MPATRLDSVGFSVMGCGLATTFLWLGALKFKDYEVQNAETLVTASPLTSRLREKLGAQKLARLIGITQITLGSLIAAKPFAPQASAVGSFGAATMMLGTLSFLVTTPEAWQEGQGMPQLSMLGEALLKDGVLLGAAILTAAESLRAARAGNRSQGAAGRTRGHALS, encoded by the coding sequence ATGCCGGCGACCCGGCTGGATTCCGTTGGATTCTCGGTCATGGGCTGTGGGCTGGCGACGACCTTCTTGTGGTTGGGCGCACTCAAGTTCAAAGATTACGAGGTCCAGAACGCAGAAACTCTGGTCACGGCGAGTCCGCTGACTTCGCGGCTTCGTGAGAAGCTGGGCGCACAGAAGCTCGCGCGTCTGATCGGGATCACGCAGATCACCTTGGGCTCTTTGATCGCGGCAAAGCCGTTCGCCCCACAAGCCTCGGCGGTTGGCAGCTTCGGAGCCGCGACGATGATGCTCGGTACGCTCAGCTTCCTGGTCACGACACCGGAAGCTTGGCAGGAGGGGCAGGGAATGCCGCAGCTGTCCATGTTGGGCGAGGCCCTGTTGAAGGACGGCGTGCTCCTCGGCGCCGCCATCCTGACGGCTGCCGAGTCGCTTCGAGCCGCTCGTGCGGGTAATCGGTCGCAGGGTGCCGCTGGACGAACCCGTGGGCACGCTCTGAGTTGA
- a CDS encoding methyltransferase domain-containing protein, with protein MEENAMAAGEYLLAGQTSELERLQLQSRVWEPSGQRLLEAIGPGRGRALDVGCGVLGWLRLLSRWVGPDGEVVGTDIDDAMLAAAAQFVKDEQLSNVRLIKDDLFATALEPASFDLVHARFELTPLGRVEEQLATYLRLTHHGGVVVLEDPDWGSWHFNPPAPALQQLITFIREAFRRWGDAEAGRKQLQLFRRVGVEANVRAEVLALPPGHPYLRLPLQFTTALEARLLSFVDATELARLRTEAEAELKEPERWGTTFTLIQSWGRVA; from the coding sequence GTGGAGGAGAACGCGATGGCTGCGGGTGAGTACCTGCTAGCCGGTCAGACCTCTGAGCTGGAGCGGCTACAGCTTCAGTCCCGGGTGTGGGAGCCCAGTGGGCAGAGGCTACTCGAGGCCATCGGCCCGGGACGCGGCCGCGCCCTCGACGTCGGCTGTGGTGTCCTCGGCTGGCTCCGTCTGCTCAGCCGATGGGTCGGACCCGACGGGGAGGTGGTCGGAACCGACATCGACGACGCGATGCTCGCCGCGGCCGCACAGTTCGTCAAAGACGAGCAGCTATCCAACGTCAGGCTCATCAAGGACGATCTGTTCGCCACCGCACTGGAGCCGGCCTCGTTCGACCTGGTGCACGCGCGGTTCGAGCTCACCCCGCTCGGGCGGGTCGAGGAACAGCTGGCGACCTACCTCCGGCTGACCCACCACGGCGGCGTCGTGGTGCTGGAGGACCCCGACTGGGGAAGCTGGCACTTCAACCCGCCGGCGCCGGCCCTCCAGCAGCTCATCACCTTCATCCGCGAAGCCTTCCGTCGATGGGGTGATGCCGAGGCCGGACGCAAACAGCTGCAGTTGTTCCGACGCGTCGGCGTCGAGGCGAACGTTCGAGCCGAGGTTCTGGCACTTCCCCCGGGGCACCCGTACCTGCGGCTTCCCCTGCAGTTCACGACAGCGCTCGAGGCACGACTGCTCTCCTTTGTGGACGCGACGGAGCTGGCACGACTGCGCACCGAGGCGGAAGCAGAACTGAAGGAGCCCGAACGCTGGGGCACCACCTTCACATTGATCCAGTCCTGGGGCCGTGTGGCATAG